The Acinetobacter sp. GSS19 genome includes a region encoding these proteins:
- the paaG gene encoding 2-(1,2-epoxy-1,2-dihydrophenyl)acetyl-CoA isomerase PaaG yields the protein MDYQTIIVEEKNAVGCLTFNRPKQLNSFNETMHQEVSKVLKAWAKDQNIRAVVISAEGRGFCAGQDLNDRVVDPNADAPDLGLSIEKYYNPLIKLITEMPKPVVCAVNGVAAGAGANIALACDIVLAAKSASFIQAFCRLGLVPDSGGTWFLPRLVGRAQAMGMAMLGDKISAEQALQLGMIWQVVEDDQLKAEAEKMGEHLAKQPTYGLSLIKKAIHAAADNNLDDQLILERDLQRLAGRSHDYREGVQAFMQKRTPDYKGC from the coding sequence ATGGATTACCAAACAATTATCGTTGAAGAAAAAAATGCGGTGGGCTGCTTAACTTTTAACCGTCCGAAACAGCTCAACAGTTTTAATGAGACTATGCATCAGGAAGTCTCAAAAGTGCTGAAAGCTTGGGCTAAAGACCAGAATATCCGTGCCGTGGTGATTTCGGCGGAAGGTCGCGGTTTTTGTGCCGGCCAGGATTTGAATGATCGCGTGGTTGATCCGAATGCCGATGCGCCTGATTTAGGTTTGTCGATCGAAAAATATTACAACCCGCTGATTAAACTGATTACTGAAATGCCAAAACCGGTGGTTTGTGCCGTAAATGGCGTGGCGGCCGGTGCGGGTGCCAATATTGCCTTGGCCTGTGACATTGTATTGGCGGCAAAATCCGCTTCCTTTATTCAGGCGTTTTGCCGCTTGGGTCTCGTACCGGATTCTGGCGGTACCTGGTTCCTGCCACGTTTGGTTGGTCGCGCACAAGCGATGGGAATGGCCATGCTCGGTGACAAGATCAGTGCAGAGCAGGCGCTTCAGCTGGGGATGATCTGGCAGGTGGTGGAAGATGACCAGCTCAAAGCCGAAGCAGAAAAAATGGGTGAACATTTGGCTAAGCAGCCAACTTATGGCTTGTCTCTGATCAAAAAAGCCATTCATGCCGCAGCGGACAATAACCTGGATGATCAGTTGATTCTAGAACGTGATTTACAACGCCTGGCAGGTCGCTCGCATGATTACCGTGAAGGTGTACAAGCCTTCATGCAGAAACGCACCCCTGATTATAAAGGATGCTAA
- a CDS encoding enoyl-CoA hydratase-related protein, with protein sequence MDYIKTSAPQDGVVLIELNRPEKRNALNNATLKQLADTLAQLDGDVTVKTVVITGNEQCFAAGADLNELAQLDVVSIQQDQRPLLWKRIDEFSKPLIMAVNGYAFGAGFELALHGDIVISGENAQFALPEIGLGMLPGAGGTQRLARLVGQQLAMRWAMTGEMIPARVALQHGISSQICPTGLTVQYALELAAKIAKQAPLAIKVIKQSLKSIHEVTLSQGLKLERQHFVWLAATQDRQEGINAFLEKRKPEFRGV encoded by the coding sequence ATGGATTACATCAAAACCTCGGCACCCCAAGACGGTGTGGTGCTGATTGAGCTAAACCGGCCGGAAAAACGTAATGCGCTGAACAATGCCACGCTTAAACAGTTGGCGGATACTTTGGCACAGCTCGATGGCGATGTCACAGTAAAAACCGTGGTCATTACTGGCAACGAGCAGTGTTTCGCCGCAGGTGCCGACCTGAATGAACTGGCACAACTTGATGTGGTGTCAATCCAGCAGGATCAGCGCCCCTTGCTGTGGAAGCGTATTGATGAATTTTCCAAGCCCCTGATTATGGCGGTAAATGGTTATGCCTTTGGGGCCGGTTTTGAACTGGCACTGCATGGCGACATCGTGATCAGCGGTGAAAATGCCCAATTTGCACTGCCGGAGATTGGCCTGGGCATGCTGCCAGGTGCCGGGGGAACCCAACGTCTTGCACGTCTGGTCGGCCAGCAACTGGCGATGCGCTGGGCCATGACTGGTGAAATGATTCCTGCTCGTGTGGCCTTACAACACGGCATTAGTAGTCAGATTTGTCCAACTGGATTGACCGTGCAGTATGCGCTTGAACTGGCGGCTAAGATTGCCAAACAGGCACCGTTGGCGATCAAAGTGATCAAACAGTCATTGAAATCAATTCATGAAGTGACACTCAGTCAGGGCCTGAAGCTTGAACGTCAGCATTTCGTCTGGCTGGCTGCAACGCAAGATCGTCAAGAAGGCATCAATGCCTTTTTAGAAAAAAGAAAACCGGAATTTAGAGGTGTGTAA
- the paaE gene encoding 1,2-phenylacetyl-CoA epoxidase subunit PaaE: MSQFVPLTIKSISPQTEQAICIAFNVEQEQQATFHYQPGQHLTIRHLTEQGEIRRCYSICSDQREDLSIAIKKIENGQFSTWANEHLKAGDVLEVMPPQGVFFQKAAKQGGKNYLGFAAGSGITPILSIVKSVLFQQPEAIFTLVYGNRSWKQTMFSEEILDLKDRFKERFQLINIFSRELNDSAVFNGRIDAEKLQQLFQADLLDQDFDHCFACGPEEMMQAVETVLPEMGIARSKIHTERFNTGAAPKATAQQIENRSEEKVHVILDGRELVVEVSKQDDSILDAALRAGADLPYACKGGVCATCKCKVLQGEVEMAINYSLEQDEIEKGYVLSCQSRPVSSDVRLSFDE; the protein is encoded by the coding sequence ATGAGCCAATTTGTACCATTAACCATTAAATCAATTAGTCCGCAAACCGAGCAGGCGATCTGTATTGCCTTTAATGTTGAACAAGAACAACAGGCAACGTTTCACTATCAGCCAGGTCAGCATCTCACCATTCGACATTTGACTGAACAGGGTGAAATCCGCCGCTGTTATTCGATCTGTAGCGATCAGCGTGAAGATCTCAGTATTGCCATTAAAAAAATTGAAAACGGTCAGTTTTCAACTTGGGCCAATGAACACTTAAAAGCCGGTGACGTGCTGGAAGTGATGCCGCCACAAGGGGTGTTTTTCCAGAAAGCCGCAAAACAGGGTGGAAAAAACTATCTCGGATTTGCGGCAGGTAGTGGCATTACGCCAATTCTATCGATCGTGAAATCGGTGCTGTTCCAGCAGCCTGAAGCCATTTTTACCTTGGTGTATGGCAACCGTTCCTGGAAGCAGACCATGTTTTCCGAGGAAATTCTGGATTTGAAAGACCGCTTTAAAGAGCGTTTCCAGCTGATCAATATTTTCTCGCGTGAATTAAACGACAGTGCGGTATTCAATGGCCGTATTGATGCAGAAAAATTGCAGCAACTGTTCCAGGCAGATTTACTGGATCAGGATTTTGATCACTGTTTTGCCTGTGGCCCGGAAGAAATGATGCAAGCCGTGGAAACGGTTTTGCCGGAAATGGGAATTGCACGCAGCAAAATCCATACGGAGCGTTTTAATACCGGTGCAGCGCCAAAAGCAACCGCACAACAGATTGAAAACCGCAGCGAAGAAAAAGTCCATGTGATTCTGGATGGCCGTGAGCTGGTCGTAGAAGTCTCGAAACAAGATGACAGTATTCTGGATGCCGCGTTACGTGCCGGTGCAGACCTGCCTTATGCCTGTAAAGGTGGCGTATGTGCGACCTGTAAATGCAAGGTGCTACAGGGTGAAGTCGAGATGGCTATCAATTACAGCCTGGAGCAGGATGAAATTGAAAAAGGCTATGTGCTCAGCTGTCAGTCACGCCCAGTCAGCTCGGATGTCCGTTTGAGTTTTGATGAATAA
- the paaD gene encoding 1,2-phenylacetyl-CoA epoxidase subunit PaaD, with amino-acid sequence MNLIKHCVDQCWEVLQQVSDPEIPVLSVLDLGMIRGVELNQHDEIIVRLTPTYSGCPATDLLKDEITQALTAQGLTPVKVVVDLSEAWTTDWMSEAGKTKLQQYGIAPPKGEAHSCGTHVALTDGIQCPHCQSQHTKLLSEFSSTACKALYKCQDCLEPFDYFKCI; translated from the coding sequence ATGAATTTAATCAAACACTGTGTTGATCAATGCTGGGAAGTTCTACAGCAAGTATCAGATCCTGAAATTCCGGTGCTGTCGGTACTTGATCTGGGCATGATTCGTGGGGTTGAGCTGAATCAGCACGACGAGATTATTGTGCGACTTACGCCAACCTACAGTGGTTGTCCCGCGACAGACCTGCTTAAGGATGAAATTACCCAAGCCCTGACTGCACAAGGCCTGACACCGGTCAAAGTGGTCGTGGATCTGTCCGAAGCCTGGACTACTGACTGGATGAGCGAAGCTGGAAAAACCAAGTTACAACAATATGGCATTGCACCACCCAAAGGTGAGGCTCACAGCTGCGGAACGCATGTTGCACTCACTGATGGCATCCAGTGTCCGCACTGTCAGAGCCAGCACACCAAACTATTAAGCGAATTCAGTTCGACCGCATGTAAAGCCTTATACAAATGCCAAGACTGCCTAGAACCATTCGACTATTTCAAATGTATCTAA
- the paaC gene encoding 1,2-phenylacetyl-CoA epoxidase subunit PaaC produces MTNQALAQFLLHIGDSQLVLSHRLAEWCGHAPELELDIALANIGLDLLGQARTALSLAGQVEGLGRDEDKLAYFRTEREYRNLLLAEQPNGDFAQTIVRQWLMDHHNALLLNALTQSQHAEVAAFAVKSLKEVKYHLRFSTAWMERLSLGTAEAHEKIQKGLNNLWRFTEELFVLTADEKQLVAQGILPDVEALKAQWDTQIASELERFALTVPETGAYRSGAKQGLHTEHLGYILADLQYMQRAYPNAIW; encoded by the coding sequence ATGACAAATCAAGCATTAGCGCAGTTCCTGTTGCATATTGGCGATAGCCAGCTGGTTTTATCACATCGTCTGGCAGAATGGTGCGGCCATGCACCTGAACTGGAATTGGATATTGCCTTGGCCAATATTGGTCTGGATTTATTGGGGCAAGCGCGTACAGCGTTGAGCCTGGCAGGTCAGGTGGAAGGTCTTGGCCGTGATGAAGACAAATTGGCGTATTTCCGCACTGAGCGTGAATATCGCAATTTATTATTGGCTGAGCAACCAAACGGCGATTTTGCACAAACCATCGTACGTCAATGGTTGATGGATCATCACAATGCCTTGCTGTTGAATGCACTCACGCAGAGCCAACATGCTGAAGTGGCTGCATTTGCGGTGAAATCTCTCAAAGAAGTGAAATATCACCTGCGTTTTTCGACGGCCTGGATGGAGCGTCTCAGCCTGGGAACTGCAGAAGCACACGAGAAAATCCAGAAAGGGTTGAACAACCTGTGGCGCTTTACCGAAGAATTGTTCGTCTTAACGGCGGATGAAAAGCAGTTGGTAGCGCAAGGCATCTTGCCCGATGTTGAAGCCTTAAAAGCACAGTGGGATACACAGATCGCAAGCGAGCTAGAGCGTTTTGCACTCACCGTTCCAGAAACTGGCGCTTACCGCAGTGGCGCGAAACAGGGGCTGCATACCGAGCATTTGGGTTACATCCTCGCGGACTTGCAGTACATGCAGCGCGCCTATCCGAACGCAATCTGGTAA
- the paaB gene encoding 1,2-phenylacetyl-CoA epoxidase subunit PaaB produces the protein MDNKNNWSLYEVFVRSKQGLSHRHVGSLRAPDAEIALQNARDVYTRRNEGVSIWVVKSELITSSQPDEKSEFFDPSLDKVYRHPTFYHIPDGIEHM, from the coding sequence ATGGACAATAAAAACAACTGGTCACTATATGAAGTATTTGTACGCAGCAAACAGGGTTTAAGCCACCGCCATGTCGGCAGCCTGCGTGCGCCGGATGCGGAAATTGCGCTGCAAAACGCACGCGATGTGTACACTCGCCGTAATGAAGGTGTCAGCATCTGGGTGGTGAAATCTGAGCTGATTACCTCTTCACAACCAGATGAAAAATCAGAATTTTTCGATCCTTCTTTGGACAAGGTTTACCGTCATCCAACCTTCTACCATATTCCAGACGGCATTGAGCACATGTAA
- the paaA gene encoding 1,2-phenylacetyl-CoA epoxidase subunit PaaA, with protein MKNHVEDFDRAIAQDISIEPKDWMPEAYRKTLIRQIGQHAHSEVIGMLPEGNWITRAPTLKRKAVLLAKVQDEAGHALYLYSAAETLGADRDDMMDKLIAGRMKYSSIFNYPTLTWADIAAIGWLVDGAAIVNQVALCRTSYGPYARAMVRICKEESFHQRQGFEAMMELAQGTPEQKQMAQDAVNRFWWPALMMFGPSDDNSPNSEQSMAWKIKRFSNDELRQKFVDNTVPQILHLGLTVPDPDLRFNQETGHYEFGAVNWDEFFNVIAGKGPCNHERIEARRNAWEGGKWVRDSAAAYAKKQQAQQQDKKVA; from the coding sequence ATGAAAAATCATGTGGAAGATTTTGACCGTGCGATCGCACAAGACATTTCAATTGAGCCTAAAGACTGGATGCCAGAGGCTTACCGCAAGACCCTGATTCGCCAGATCGGCCAGCATGCTCATTCAGAAGTGATCGGGATGTTACCGGAAGGCAACTGGATTACCCGTGCACCAACCTTGAAGCGTAAAGCGGTTTTATTGGCCAAAGTACAAGATGAAGCGGGTCATGCCTTGTATCTGTACAGTGCGGCAGAAACCTTGGGGGCAGACCGTGATGACATGATGGATAAATTGATTGCCGGTCGCATGAAATATTCTTCCATCTTTAACTATCCAACTTTGACCTGGGCCGATATTGCTGCGATTGGCTGGTTGGTCGATGGTGCAGCGATCGTCAATCAGGTGGCGTTATGCCGTACTTCTTATGGTCCGTATGCACGAGCGATGGTGCGTATCTGTAAAGAAGAGAGTTTCCATCAACGTCAAGGTTTTGAAGCCATGATGGAACTGGCACAAGGGACACCGGAACAAAAACAGATGGCACAAGATGCAGTGAACCGTTTCTGGTGGCCAGCGCTGATGATGTTTGGCCCGAGTGATGACAATTCACCAAACAGTGAACAAAGCATGGCCTGGAAGATCAAGCGTTTCAGTAACGATGAGCTGCGCCAGAAATTTGTCGACAACACGGTGCCACAAATTTTGCATCTTGGCCTGACAGTACCAGATCCAGATTTACGTTTTAACCAGGAAACTGGCCATTATGAATTTGGCGCAGTGAACTGGGATGAATTCTTTAACGTGATTGCCGGTAAAGGCCCATGTAACCACGAGCGGATCGAAGCACGCCGTAATGCATGGGAAGGCGGTAAATGGGTGCGTGATTCAGCAGCAGCCTATGCCAAAAAACAGCAAGCCCAACAGCAAGATAAAAAAGTGGCTTAA
- the paaZ gene encoding phenylacetic acid degradation bifunctional protein PaaZ, protein MLELETGSNTTMDSQGTTHSSSHGVKVLSSLVCGQSHTAQQDLRTVYHAITDEPIYQVSSHGLNMQAVVDYAKQHGANIASWTFHQRANALKQVAQYLLERKEQYYELAKATGCTRKDAWIDIEGGIATLFAYSSLVRRELSDETALVEDSWIPLSKYGTFGAKHILTAKAGVAVHINAFNFPIWGMLEKIAPTLLAGVPCIVKPATEGAELTHAVVKDIHESGFLPEGALQLICGQTYDLFNYLGPQDTVTFTGSASTGQKLRAHPHLNQYSIPFSMEADSVNSAILTPQADDETIDLFVREVFREMTTKAGQKCTAIRRAFVPAELLETVQSRLVTKLQKVVVGNPEWEQVTMGALASVKQKQDVASKVEQLSQEAEIVLGSHLRHDFTIQADQAERGAFYPPTLLVCKQPTTAQNIHQVEAFGPVATLMPYQDVQELAVLVARGEGSLVASIVRHPEENIEAIIAKIAPWHGRLHILDAKSAKESTGHGSPLPYLVHGGPGRAGGGEELGGLRAVKHYMQRTAIQGSPDALTQVGHSWTAGSQVFEDRVHPFKKSFDELRVGERLLTARRTITESDVVNFAGLSGDYFYAHMDKIAAAESLFGERVAHGYFVVSAAAGLFVDAAQGPVIANYGMDNLRFVEPVKIGDTIQVELTCKQKTPKQLKDPTQKPHGVVVWDIKVKNQHDQLVATYDILTLVERTA, encoded by the coding sequence ATGTTGGAGTTAGAAACAGGCTCAAACACCACTATGGATAGTCAAGGTACAACCCACAGTTCAAGCCATGGTGTCAAAGTGTTAAGCTCACTGGTATGTGGTCAGTCGCATACAGCTCAGCAGGATTTGCGTACGGTTTATCATGCCATCACGGATGAGCCGATTTACCAGGTCAGCAGTCATGGCTTAAATATGCAAGCAGTCGTGGACTATGCCAAACAGCATGGTGCAAACATCGCCTCATGGACCTTCCATCAGCGTGCCAATGCATTGAAACAGGTCGCGCAATATCTGCTTGAACGTAAAGAACAGTATTATGAATTGGCAAAAGCCACTGGCTGTACCCGTAAGGATGCCTGGATTGATATTGAAGGCGGGATCGCGACTCTGTTTGCTTATTCAAGTCTGGTACGTCGTGAATTGAGCGATGAAACCGCCCTGGTTGAAGACAGCTGGATTCCATTATCCAAGTATGGAACTTTTGGTGCCAAACATATTCTAACCGCCAAAGCCGGCGTTGCCGTTCATATCAATGCATTTAACTTCCCGATTTGGGGCATGCTGGAAAAAATCGCACCGACACTTTTGGCCGGTGTCCCGTGCATTGTCAAACCGGCGACCGAAGGCGCTGAGCTCACACACGCAGTGGTTAAAGATATTCATGAGAGTGGTTTCTTGCCTGAGGGTGCCTTACAACTCATCTGTGGTCAGACCTATGATTTATTTAATTATCTAGGGCCACAAGACACAGTTACGTTTACTGGTTCGGCATCAACTGGGCAAAAATTGCGTGCACATCCTCACCTGAACCAATATTCCATTCCGTTTAGTATGGAAGCGGATTCCGTGAATAGCGCCATTCTCACTCCGCAAGCCGATGACGAAACCATTGACCTGTTTGTGCGTGAAGTCTTCCGTGAAATGACCACCAAAGCGGGCCAGAAATGTACCGCAATCCGCCGTGCCTTCGTTCCGGCAGAATTACTGGAAACCGTACAAAGCCGTTTAGTAACCAAATTACAGAAAGTGGTGGTGGGTAATCCTGAATGGGAACAGGTCACCATGGGTGCACTGGCCAGCGTAAAACAAAAACAGGATGTCGCCAGCAAAGTCGAACAGCTGAGCCAAGAAGCAGAAATTGTATTAGGTAGTCATTTACGCCACGATTTCACAATTCAGGCAGACCAAGCCGAACGCGGCGCCTTTTATCCGCCGACCTTACTGGTCTGCAAGCAACCGACGACTGCACAAAATATTCATCAAGTTGAAGCCTTTGGCCCAGTAGCGACCTTGATGCCCTATCAGGATGTACAAGAGTTGGCGGTCTTGGTCGCGCGTGGTGAAGGCAGCTTGGTGGCCTCCATCGTACGCCATCCAGAGGAAAATATTGAAGCGATTATTGCCAAGATTGCACCATGGCACGGACGTCTGCATATTCTCGATGCGAAAAGCGCCAAAGAAAGTACTGGACATGGCTCGCCATTGCCCTATCTGGTGCATGGTGGTCCGGGTCGTGCCGGTGGGGGTGAAGAGCTCGGTGGACTGCGTGCGGTAAAACACTATATGCAACGCACTGCCATTCAAGGTTCTCCAGATGCCCTGACCCAAGTAGGCCATAGCTGGACAGCCGGTTCACAGGTTTTTGAAGATCGCGTGCATCCGTTTAAAAAGTCTTTTGATGAATTGCGCGTTGGTGAACGCCTGCTGACTGCACGCCGAACCATTACCGAATCCGATGTGGTGAATTTTGCCGGTTTGAGTGGTGATTATTTCTACGCCCATATGGACAAGATTGCTGCGGCAGAATCACTGTTTGGTGAGCGCGTCGCGCATGGCTATTTTGTGGTTTCAGCAGCAGCTGGTCTGTTTGTCGATGCAGCGCAAGGTCCGGTGATTGCTAACTATGGTATGGACAACCTGCGCTTCGTTGAACCGGTGAAAATTGGCGATACCATTCAGGTTGAACTCACCTGCAAGCAGAAAACGCCAAAACAGCTGAAAGATCCAACACAAAAACCGCATGGTGTGGTGGTGTGGGACATCAAAGTGAAAAATCAGCATGACCAGTTGGTGGCTACCTACGATATTTTGACACTGGTTGAACGCACAGCTTAA
- a CDS encoding spinster family MFS transporter, translated as MMNDKTLEIDVVERNTPSEITTFEQAASADQAITTPAEMTANKTSSYQWYVVVICMVAYILSFVDRQILSLMIEPIKHDLMLSDTQFSLLQGLAFSLFYAFMGVPIAALADKKSRVKIIAVGIAFWSFATAACGLSKNFIQMFLARLGVGAGEAALSPAFYSIVADLFPKEKLGRALGLYAIGAFIGSGLAFLIGGYVIGLLKDVDQIILPVIGQVKTWQLTFMIVGLPGVLLALVMILTIKEPTRKGLKMGQDGVVVKASFANSIAFIKTHKKTFFCHFIGFSFYTMMLYSLLGWAPAYYMRHFGLTASETGYILGTIILVANTSGALFCGWLIDFFSKKGYSDAAIRSGMIGCAALIIPSVLFTQVDNMQLSFALIFVAMFFSTFPIPASAAATQMLTPNQLRAQVSAKFLLISNLIALGVGTTAVALITDKYFQNTLLVGNSISIVNAVAGVLGVFLLYKGCQYYRESMQHEKLN; from the coding sequence ATGATGAATGATAAAACCCTAGAAATAGATGTGGTTGAAAGGAACACCCCATCTGAAATAACAACTTTTGAGCAAGCAGCCTCTGCCGATCAAGCCATTACTACACCAGCAGAAATGACTGCAAATAAAACCAGCTCATATCAGTGGTATGTGGTGGTGATCTGTATGGTGGCCTACATCCTGTCTTTTGTAGACCGCCAGATTCTGTCACTGATGATTGAACCGATTAAACATGATTTGATGCTCAGTGACACGCAATTCAGCTTGTTACAAGGTTTGGCATTTTCCCTGTTTTATGCCTTTATGGGCGTGCCAATTGCAGCACTGGCTGACAAAAAATCACGCGTTAAAATTATCGCTGTCGGTATTGCTTTCTGGAGTTTTGCCACTGCAGCTTGTGGCTTAAGCAAGAACTTTATTCAAATGTTCCTGGCTCGTTTAGGTGTGGGTGCAGGTGAAGCAGCATTATCCCCGGCATTTTATTCCATCGTGGCGGATTTATTCCCGAAAGAAAAATTAGGCCGTGCCTTAGGTCTGTATGCGATTGGTGCATTCATTGGTTCGGGTCTGGCATTTTTAATCGGCGGTTATGTCATCGGTTTACTGAAAGATGTGGATCAAATTATCCTACCGGTCATTGGTCAAGTGAAAACCTGGCAACTTACCTTTATGATTGTCGGTTTACCGGGTGTTTTACTAGCGCTGGTGATGATTCTGACCATCAAAGAACCCACCCGTAAAGGTTTGAAAATGGGTCAGGACGGAGTTGTCGTTAAAGCCTCATTCGCCAACTCGATCGCCTTTATCAAAACCCATAAAAAGACTTTTTTCTGCCACTTCATCGGTTTTTCTTTCTATACCATGATGCTGTATTCACTACTGGGGTGGGCACCGGCCTACTACATGCGCCATTTTGGCTTAACCGCGAGTGAAACAGGTTATATCTTGGGTACTATTATTCTGGTGGCAAACACTTCAGGTGCATTATTCTGTGGCTGGCTCATCGACTTCTTCTCGAAAAAAGGTTATAGCGATGCTGCGATCCGTAGCGGGATGATTGGTTGTGCAGCCCTGATTATTCCGAGTGTCTTGTTTACGCAAGTCGATAATATGCAGCTGTCATTTGCCTTGATCTTTGTGGCGATGTTCTTCTCAACCTTCCCGATTCCAGCATCAGCTGCAGCAACACAAATGCTGACACCAAACCAGTTACGTGCTCAGGTGTCTGCAAAATTCCTGCTGATCTCTAACCTGATCGCTCTTGGTGTCGGAACAACCGCAGTTGCCCTGATTACGGATAAGTATTTCCAAAACACCTTGTTGGTCGGCAATTCAATTTCGATTGTGAATGCCGTTGCAGGTGTGCTGGGCGTATTCTTGCTGTATAAAGGTTGCCAATACTACCGTGAAAGTATGCAGCACGAAAAATTAAATTAA
- a CDS encoding MFS transporter, with protein sequence MNTPADARLWNRFFLFCLLNNMFLFIFYFAQTAILPVYIVNELGGSIAQAGLAMTLFMASSIAVRPFSGLIIEKFGKKKTFFVSELAFCLFAFIYLLADDLTTLLIIRFLHGIWFSILTTVCVPIANDYIPEQRKGEGMGYFVMSINLGLVLGPLLGLSFISLLGYSTLTLLLAVVICLGFVCCLMIPIKETPKREQVTKEQLSIHDFVEKRALPASLMVLFAGFSYSSIMAFISTFAESKHLLSYAGLFFLVFAISMISVRPFTGRLYDRKGPNLIVYPSMVFFAIGLAILSQMETLTGLLISAILVGVGFGSVQPCLQTLAIQRSPKNRIGHSTSTFFTCYDTGIALGSILLGLVIAKFDYEVMYLLCAGLTLGSLLFYKFVVDQQKTLA encoded by the coding sequence ATGAACACTCCAGCTGATGCTCGGTTATGGAATAGATTTTTTCTATTCTGTTTGCTCAATAATATGTTCCTCTTCATTTTTTACTTTGCCCAGACCGCCATTCTGCCGGTCTATATTGTGAATGAGCTCGGTGGAAGCATTGCCCAAGCCGGCCTAGCCATGACTTTATTTATGGCTTCCTCAATTGCCGTTCGCCCGTTCAGTGGTCTGATCATTGAAAAATTCGGCAAGAAAAAAACCTTTTTTGTTTCTGAGCTCGCTTTCTGTCTTTTTGCTTTTATCTATTTGCTGGCAGATGACCTGACCACACTACTGATTATCCGCTTTCTGCATGGGATCTGGTTCAGTATTCTAACTACAGTGTGTGTCCCGATCGCCAATGACTATATCCCTGAACAACGCAAAGGCGAAGGCATGGGATACTTCGTCATGTCGATTAATTTAGGATTGGTGTTGGGACCATTACTAGGCTTGAGTTTTATTAGTCTACTTGGCTACTCAACCCTTACCTTATTACTTGCTGTTGTGATCTGTTTAGGCTTTGTCTGCTGTCTGATGATCCCGATTAAAGAAACACCTAAACGAGAGCAAGTAACAAAAGAACAGCTGTCTATCCACGATTTTGTAGAAAAGCGTGCGCTTCCGGCTTCATTGATGGTGCTGTTTGCGGGTTTTAGCTATTCCAGTATTATGGCTTTCATCTCAACTTTTGCCGAATCCAAGCATTTATTGAGTTATGCCGGTTTGTTCTTCTTGGTGTTTGCCATTTCAATGATCAGTGTGCGGCCTTTCACCGGACGGTTGTATGATCGCAAAGGTCCCAATCTGATCGTTTATCCTTCTATGGTTTTTTTTGCGATTGGGCTAGCGATTCTCAGTCAGATGGAAACGCTCACGGGCTTATTGATCAGTGCCATTTTAGTCGGTGTGGGTTTTGGTTCTGTACAACCGTGTCTGCAAACCCTGGCCATTCAACGTTCCCCAAAAAATCGTATTGGGCATAGCACCTCGACTTTCTTTACCTGTTACGATACCGGGATTGCCTTAGGTTCAATTCTACTCGGATTAGTGATTGCAAAGTTTGACTATGAAGTGATGTACCTGCTCTGTGCCGGACTAACACTAGGCAGTCTATTGTTCTATAAATTTGTGGTGGATCAACAAAAAACACTCGCTTGA